In Mycoavidus cysteinexigens, a genomic segment contains:
- a CDS encoding gp53-like domain-containing protein: protein MTLYQRPDEHVFAEGARPGEVQPFPDLSRGWGIAFEQTGGIPPMEWFNFIGKRTDEAIRYLMQRGLPEWSDTEEYPEGSYIQHGGKTYRAKVANQGKVPSTGLAEWEEWGLTREALDAHFHPKDGELAWPKITKTPTTLDGYGITDAATAQDVQNRFSEIQQRFHPKNGPLPWAKISDKPSTLTGYGITDAAPIANPAFSGQPTAPTPSAQDRSTRIATTASTWATLLSLFTGPNRQSFQDNGFQKLPGGLILQWGFTSTHGNGMSNVIFPVKFSTKCLAIHGTHLGTGCATVIEYVGTRTNIGATLRTLDENAMTRAGWGLHWFAIGH, encoded by the coding sequence ATGACCCTTTATCAACGTCCTGATGAACACGTCTTTGCTGAGGGCGCGCGCCCTGGCGAAGTCCAACCCTTTCCCGATCTCTCCAGAGGATGGGGTATCGCCTTTGAGCAAACCGGCGGCATCCCACCTATGGAATGGTTCAATTTTATCGGCAAACGCACTGATGAAGCCATTCGCTATCTGATGCAAAGAGGCTTGCCTGAATGGTCCGATACTGAAGAGTATCCCGAAGGCAGCTATATTCAGCACGGCGGCAAAACCTATCGAGCCAAAGTAGCAAATCAAGGCAAAGTGCCTTCAACTGGCTTAGCCGAATGGGAAGAATGGGGCCTTACGCGTGAAGCCCTCGACGCACACTTTCATCCCAAAGACGGTGAATTGGCTTGGCCCAAAATCACTAAAACACCCACCACATTAGACGGTTACGGTATTACCGATGCCGCTACCGCTCAAGATGTGCAAAACCGCTTTTCCGAAATCCAACAGCGCTTTCATCCTAAAAATGGTCCATTGCCTTGGGCAAAAATTTCTGACAAACCCTCAACGCTCACCGGATACGGCATTACAGATGCTGCGCCCATTGCTAACCCAGCTTTCTCCGGCCAGCCTACCGCACCCACTCCGTCAGCTCAAGACAGGAGTACCCGTATCGCTACCACCGCTTCCACCTGGGCCACCCTTCTTAGCCTGTTCACTGGGCCAAACCGACAATCCTTTCAAGACAACGGATTCCAGAAACTTCCAGGCGGCCTCATTCTCCAATGGGGTTTCACCTCTACCCACGGCAATGGAATGTCTAATGTGATTTTCCCTGTCAAGTTTTCAACGAAATGTCTGGCCATTCATGGCACTCATCTCGGCACTGGATGTGCAACCGTCATCGAATATGTCGGGACTCGAACCAATATCGGCGCCACATTACGCACTCTCGATGAAAATGCCATGACCCGCGCAGGATGGGGCCTTCATTGGTTTGCTATTGGACATTAA
- a CDS encoding DUF3383 domain-containing protein, whose protein sequence is MATSLPLSEIINVQLNVQPLAPSRRDFGVLNLMTPEAGQVFNDAHTLYAEYANANSVEQAFGSHSTTAQAARLFFAQTPRPKRLVVSRWVRIKRTLAATHSKLYGGPMTATLEQLKAISVGYFSIKVGSSLKNYSKINLSSANTHEEIATLITAKTSADKLTVRWDSTGHRFIVEADQAGASRTLSLMNSDGQPLTVSSSPSYLGTLLKLDSADAYSVAGTDAVTLEAQSLTEALSQLEARFNHWYALNILHPLTDVQIKEVANWVLAADKKILGLTTSNPQHLEPNFLNVFKQLADQKNERVVALYDKDNPHAVLSWLARALSVNFAGNNTTITMKFKQLPGVTPHPLTLTEASQCKALGINYYTYFDETAMVAEGTVLGGRFFDEVHSLDWFVDAVQKEVIATLHRSPTKIPLSDAGTHQLLAAVESVCREGVRNGAFAAGVWRGDPFGHCHTGERLEEGFYVWVDTVDRLSSSDREARKAPPIQVALKLAGAIHAADILVNFDR, encoded by the coding sequence ATGGCTACTTCGCTGCCTCTTAGTGAAATTATCAATGTTCAATTGAACGTCCAACCCCTCGCCCCGAGCCGACGGGATTTTGGCGTGTTGAATCTGATGACCCCTGAAGCCGGTCAGGTGTTTAACGATGCCCATACGCTGTATGCTGAATATGCGAATGCCAACAGCGTTGAGCAAGCGTTTGGCAGCCATAGCACCACCGCTCAGGCCGCTCGCCTCTTCTTTGCTCAAACCCCACGCCCTAAACGCCTGGTGGTTTCGCGCTGGGTCCGTATTAAACGCACGTTAGCGGCCACTCACTCTAAACTCTATGGCGGACCGATGACCGCCACGTTAGAACAACTCAAAGCGATCTCTGTCGGCTATTTCTCGATTAAGGTCGGTTCCTCTCTTAAAAACTACTCCAAAATCAATCTCTCTAGCGCCAATACGCATGAAGAAATAGCAACCCTGATCACCGCTAAGACCTCCGCCGATAAACTCACCGTGCGTTGGGATAGTACAGGGCACCGCTTTATCGTCGAAGCGGATCAAGCCGGCGCAAGTCGCACATTAAGTTTAATGAACAGCGATGGGCAGCCGCTGACGGTAAGTAGCTCGCCCTCTTATTTGGGCACTCTACTCAAATTGGATAGCGCGGATGCCTATTCAGTCGCCGGCACCGATGCGGTCACCCTTGAAGCGCAGTCTCTCACCGAAGCACTCTCACAGCTTGAGGCCCGCTTTAATCACTGGTATGCCCTTAACATTCTTCACCCCTTAACTGATGTCCAAATCAAAGAGGTGGCGAATTGGGTGCTCGCTGCCGATAAAAAGATTTTGGGGTTGACGACTTCCAACCCTCAGCACCTGGAACCCAATTTTTTAAATGTATTTAAGCAGTTGGCCGATCAGAAGAATGAACGCGTCGTCGCTTTGTATGACAAAGATAATCCCCATGCGGTCTTAAGCTGGCTCGCACGCGCTTTATCGGTGAACTTCGCGGGGAATAACACGACGATCACGATGAAGTTCAAGCAACTTCCTGGCGTCACCCCGCATCCGCTCACGCTCACTGAAGCCAGTCAATGCAAAGCCTTAGGGATCAACTATTACACCTATTTCGATGAAACCGCGATGGTTGCCGAAGGGACGGTATTAGGCGGGCGCTTCTTTGATGAGGTGCACAGCCTCGATTGGTTTGTTGATGCCGTGCAAAAAGAAGTCATCGCTACGTTACATCGCAGTCCTACGAAGATTCCGCTCTCCGACGCAGGCACGCATCAGCTCTTAGCGGCCGTTGAAAGCGTCTGCCGCGAAGGCGTGCGCAATGGCGCGTTTGCCGCAGGGGTGTGGCGGGGTGATCCGTTTGGGCATTGTCACACCGGCGAACGGCTTGAAGAGGGCTTTTATGTCTGGGTCGATACCGTCGATCGCCTCTCCAGCAGTGACCGTGAAGCCCGCAAAGCACCCCCGATTCAGGTGGCGCTCAAACTCGCTGGCGCGATTCATGCCGCTGACATTCTTGTTAATTTTGATCGTTAA
- a CDS encoding phage tail tape measure protein: protein MVVDEFLFKLGVVADLNQAKQFRNTLSDVARKASVASAAVGALAGGLTAFFAKALNGLNTLNQAARETGVSAEYLQQLGFAAAQNGASLEAATASVRGLSKVIGEAADGIGRGARAFEHYGLSAKNANGSIKSVTQMMGELQKKMQRLSDPQRSAFLQKMGIDAAMVQTLRLSKAELHELMQEAHDLGIATQEQADRASAWGDAMARVNWIFKSLRTQIALGLAPQLLLLADRFKAFLLRHKELIRDGLRRFIDILFAAVQALVHTGSAMDCVIRHTIGWKAALWALVGVLAWVKRATMAAFIVNPVAWLAAAIAGLIVLIDDLMTHLRGGEASLARFWDWLGNGINYAQEAFAQCCNYLTRFQKTLAQVASKIKALINSTWAQLDQLIRQTWKSLLAKSTALVARLKTLFLSLLESARTLWTNITDGIAYAFETAFNRVQRAWDSVFGWISKGWAKLQASFRWMGEKLNLTQGIDIAQAVNLASASAHPAAHQSNTVTHHTTHHAQRTQQQTVNQDIKIHIASSDPIAAGRATVDALRQQRIATHNSHSAAKL from the coding sequence ATGGTCGTTGATGAATTTCTCTTTAAGCTCGGCGTCGTAGCCGATTTGAATCAGGCTAAACAGTTCCGTAACACCTTGTCTGATGTCGCCCGCAAAGCTTCGGTAGCCTCTGCCGCTGTGGGCGCATTGGCCGGAGGCCTCACCGCTTTCTTTGCCAAAGCGTTGAACGGCCTCAATACGCTGAATCAAGCGGCACGCGAAACCGGCGTTAGCGCTGAATATTTGCAGCAGCTCGGCTTTGCTGCGGCGCAAAATGGCGCTTCTCTTGAAGCCGCCACGGCCTCCGTGCGCGGACTCTCTAAAGTCATTGGCGAGGCGGCCGATGGCATAGGTCGGGGCGCACGCGCCTTTGAGCATTACGGCCTCTCAGCTAAAAACGCCAATGGTTCGATTAAATCCGTCACGCAGATGATGGGTGAATTGCAAAAAAAAATGCAACGCCTCTCTGATCCTCAACGCAGCGCCTTTTTACAAAAGATGGGCATTGATGCGGCGATGGTGCAAACGCTACGCCTATCCAAAGCTGAACTGCACGAGCTGATGCAAGAAGCGCACGATTTAGGCATTGCGACCCAAGAGCAAGCTGATAGGGCTTCTGCCTGGGGGGACGCCATGGCCCGCGTAAATTGGATATTTAAATCTTTACGTACGCAAATTGCGTTGGGCCTAGCGCCTCAATTGCTTTTACTCGCGGATCGCTTTAAAGCCTTTTTGCTCCGTCATAAAGAACTCATTCGGGATGGACTGCGTCGATTCATTGACATCCTGTTTGCTGCCGTACAAGCGCTGGTTCATACAGGGTCTGCGATGGATTGCGTGATCCGCCATACGATCGGATGGAAAGCGGCTCTATGGGCATTGGTCGGTGTCTTAGCCTGGGTCAAGCGCGCAACGATGGCCGCCTTTATTGTTAATCCCGTTGCGTGGCTCGCTGCGGCTATCGCAGGGCTAATTGTCTTGATCGATGACTTGATGACCCATCTCCGAGGCGGTGAAGCCTCTTTGGCCAGATTTTGGGATTGGCTTGGAAACGGGATCAACTATGCCCAAGAAGCTTTTGCTCAATGCTGCAACTATTTAACTCGGTTTCAAAAGACGCTGGCGCAGGTAGCCAGCAAAATTAAAGCTCTTATCAATTCAACCTGGGCACAGCTCGATCAATTGATTCGTCAAACTTGGAAAAGCCTTTTAGCCAAAAGTACCGCACTTGTTGCCCGCCTTAAAACGCTATTTCTCTCGCTCTTGGAATCAGCTCGCACGCTATGGACGAATATCACGGATGGGATTGCATACGCTTTTGAAACCGCGTTCAATCGCGTACAGCGCGCCTGGGATAGCGTCTTTGGATGGATCTCTAAAGGCTGGGCTAAACTGCAAGCGAGCTTCCGTTGGATGGGCGAAAAACTGAATCTGACCCAGGGAATCGATATTGCTCAAGCCGTCAACCTGGCTTCGGCTTCCGCCCATCCAGCTGCGCATCAAAGTAACACTGTGACCCACCATACGACACATCATGCGCAGCGCACTCAGCAACAGACAGTCAATCAAGACATTAAAATTCATATCGCCTCTTCCGATCCCATCGCAGCAGGCCGCGCCACCGTGGATGCGCTGCGTCAACAGCGCATCGCCACGCATAATAGCCACAGTGCCGCCAAACTATGA
- a CDS encoding DUF2612 domain-containing protein: MSYESLLIWQYKGKPKAHATAQLIDHYFSDTWRGLADLPNALHIETASGKNLDLVGQHVGQSRILKGLAPRHLFSFERAPGAKGLSRAGLGGGKWYRKGDVITDSVVLDDDDFRFLIKCRIAKNHMTGTIPDITHALDFIFGGQAAVYDQYDMSFTVTIRSDQITAFKRYAIRTLDILPRPAGANVNYVVLANITAFGFANSPGAFAFNHGKFARYL; this comes from the coding sequence ATGTCTTACGAATCACTGCTTATTTGGCAGTATAAGGGCAAGCCTAAAGCGCATGCCACCGCACAACTGATCGATCACTATTTTAGCGACACATGGCGCGGCCTCGCCGATTTACCCAATGCGCTCCATATTGAGACCGCTTCAGGCAAAAACCTAGACCTGGTAGGCCAACATGTCGGGCAATCTCGCATTTTAAAAGGACTCGCTCCACGCCACTTATTCAGCTTTGAACGCGCACCAGGCGCTAAAGGGTTGAGCCGAGCAGGTTTAGGCGGCGGCAAATGGTATCGCAAAGGCGATGTCATTACCGATTCCGTCGTGCTCGATGACGATGATTTTCGCTTTCTCATCAAATGCCGCATCGCCAAAAACCATATGACGGGCACCATCCCTGACATTACACACGCGCTGGATTTTATCTTTGGCGGGCAAGCCGCTGTTTATGACCAGTACGACATGAGTTTCACCGTCACCATTCGCAGCGATCAAATCACTGCCTTTAAACGCTATGCGATTCGGACTTTAGATATTCTGCCCCGACCCGCAGGCGCCAACGTCAACTATGTCGTTTTAGCCAACATTACCGCTTTCGGATTCGCCAACTCACCTGGCGCATTCGCTTTTAACCATGGAAAATTTGCGAGGTATTTATGA
- a CDS encoding baseplate J/gp47 family protein encodes MAQLTEQGFIIERLDANLAQLDAGFRTIYGADINTEPDSPDGQIIGLIAQIKTDLEELAESIYKALDPEAASGVWLEQRVAYAGLTRRQARHSYLRNTILTGEPGTSIPAGAALTDPHHRRWIVVTDTTLNENGSAHADLRSEALGAFPLPAHTELTLETLFLGWRSAQSSQAAEAGEEEETDAELRRRFFISRAKAAQNSVDGMIVKLLQLADVRQAVCLENNTDRTDTNGVPAHSLNIIVEGGSDAEIAQVIFENKTAGTGLRGAVQTHILDNKGMTRSIRFDRPAVIACAAYLEVRRNAHFTAVDVEAIKATLTKTAFSIGETVLLSRLYSPINTVQGFWVETLNIGRRCTPLAANNIEIGVREMARFAANDIEVVVL; translated from the coding sequence ATGGCTCAACTCACCGAACAAGGCTTCATCATTGAGCGATTGGATGCCAATCTCGCTCAACTCGATGCAGGCTTTCGCACGATCTATGGCGCGGACATCAATACCGAGCCGGATAGTCCTGATGGGCAAATCATTGGCCTCATCGCCCAAATCAAAACCGATCTGGAAGAGCTTGCTGAATCCATTTATAAAGCGCTCGATCCTGAAGCTGCCAGCGGCGTTTGGCTTGAACAGCGCGTCGCCTATGCCGGACTCACGCGCAGGCAAGCACGCCATAGCTATCTCCGCAATACGATCTTGACGGGCGAACCAGGCACAAGCATTCCGGCAGGCGCAGCCCTCACCGATCCGCATCATCGCCGTTGGATTGTCGTGACCGATACCACGCTGAATGAAAATGGCTCGGCGCACGCTGATTTAAGAAGCGAAGCACTTGGTGCCTTTCCTCTGCCCGCCCACACCGAACTCACCCTCGAAACGCTTTTTTTAGGCTGGCGCTCAGCTCAAAGCAGCCAAGCCGCAGAAGCTGGAGAAGAGGAAGAAACCGATGCTGAATTGCGACGCCGGTTCTTTATTAGCCGTGCAAAAGCGGCTCAAAACTCCGTCGATGGGATGATCGTTAAGTTGCTTCAACTCGCCGATGTTCGCCAAGCCGTCTGTTTAGAAAATAACACGGATCGAACCGATACGAATGGGGTACCCGCGCATAGCCTCAATATTATTGTAGAAGGCGGCTCGGATGCCGAGATTGCCCAAGTGATCTTTGAGAATAAAACCGCTGGCACAGGGCTACGCGGCGCAGTGCAAACGCACATTCTCGATAACAAGGGTATGACGCGCTCAATCCGCTTTGATCGGCCTGCGGTCATCGCTTGTGCTGCTTATCTCGAAGTGCGACGCAATGCCCATTTTACGGCGGTCGATGTCGAGGCAATTAAAGCCACTCTAACAAAAACCGCGTTCAGCATTGGCGAAACCGTGCTGCTCTCGCGCTTATACAGCCCCATCAATACCGTACAGGGGTTTTGGGTGGAAACACTCAACATTGGTCGACGCTGCACACCCCTCGCCGCCAACAATATTGAAATCGGCGTGCGCGAGATGGCCCGCTTTGCGGCTAACGATATTGAAGTCGTCGTGCTCTAA
- a CDS encoding phage neck terminator protein, with the protein MAITTQQQFDMKALRSLLREVLSLPSGAVRPSYQAGPSGTEPCVIVSVLTSVEIGTTRREFDGAHEIERLSTARLTTVSIEAFGNNAYALMQTLTTLLQASSTQSMLRTRLNAGLVTLSPLRDLTTVMGSGPEERAQFDATFSHTHIVDIEQHRIEHASVLTRSNI; encoded by the coding sequence ATGGCTATTACGACGCAACAGCAGTTCGACATGAAGGCACTGCGCAGCCTACTACGAGAGGTTTTGTCGTTACCTAGTGGTGCTGTACGACCGAGCTATCAGGCTGGGCCCTCCGGCACTGAACCCTGTGTGATTGTTTCTGTGCTGACTTCGGTTGAAATCGGCACCACTCGACGAGAGTTTGATGGCGCACATGAAATAGAGCGCTTAAGCACTGCACGGCTGACCACCGTATCGATTGAAGCCTTTGGCAATAACGCCTACGCACTGATGCAAACGCTCACGACACTGTTACAAGCCAGCTCGACTCAGTCCATGCTGCGCACCCGCTTAAACGCCGGTTTAGTCACCCTCTCGCCGTTACGCGATTTAACCACGGTGATGGGCTCAGGACCTGAAGAGCGCGCTCAGTTTGATGCCACTTTCTCGCATACCCATATCGTCGACATTGAGCAGCACCGGATTGAGCACGCCTCCGTTCTGACTCGCTCAAACATTTAA
- a CDS encoding Gp138 family membrane-puncturing spike protein, with the protein MKWHTPSLDAAIEASITATLKKLHVALPGRIVSFDPSTQTASVQPLIEQILQNEQAAPLPMLTDVPVHFPRGGAFVMTFPIAPGDECLILFAERCIDGWFASGQSSIPLDYRLHDLSDGFALVGFSSLPKVIPDLSNDAMMMRTLNGSAYFKLDQAGHMTIKGTQLTIQCPVVVEQLLTYQAGLSGTGSAAGTTISGTISHSGGELISNGVTLHAHRHDGVKAGGDCSGGPQ; encoded by the coding sequence ATGAAATGGCATACCCCTTCCCTCGATGCCGCTATTGAAGCCAGCATCACCGCCACACTTAAAAAGCTGCATGTCGCTTTGCCAGGTCGAATCGTGAGTTTTGATCCCAGCACGCAAACCGCTTCCGTGCAGCCCTTGATCGAGCAGATTTTACAGAACGAGCAAGCCGCGCCTCTGCCTATGCTCACCGATGTGCCGGTGCACTTTCCACGCGGCGGGGCCTTTGTCATGACCTTTCCGATTGCGCCAGGCGATGAATGCCTCATTCTCTTTGCTGAGCGATGCATCGATGGCTGGTTTGCCAGTGGGCAATCCAGCATTCCACTGGATTATCGCCTGCATGATCTCTCCGATGGCTTTGCGTTAGTCGGGTTTTCTTCTTTACCCAAAGTGATTCCCGATTTATCGAATGACGCAATGATGATGCGCACGCTCAATGGCAGCGCTTACTTTAAATTGGATCAGGCGGGGCATATGACGATCAAAGGCACCCAATTGACGATCCAATGCCCTGTCGTCGTTGAACAGCTTTTAACCTACCAAGCAGGTTTGAGCGGTACCGGCAGCGCAGCCGGCACCACCATTAGCGGCACGATCTCGCATAGCGGCGGTGAACTCATTTCCAATGGTGTGACGCTGCACGCTCACCGGCATGACGGCGTCAAAGCCGGTGGGGATTGCTCAGGTGGCCCACAATGA
- a CDS encoding phage protein: MKQFGRRYQLALGNPHDGLFIDALRVSFDITKTIDAKPNPAQICIWNLNRTHLNQLLSGTFKRIALSVGYAELRLLYTGDILKATLQRDGLDSILVLECADGDTDYRTARVSLTLKAGTSDQQAIQQLAQSLDQTQLGTVAQGRPNSLPRGRIFCGNTRDALHQIAQANHADWSIQDGELLMLPAQQVLADEAVLISQDTGMIGAPEASEDGLIVTTLLNPAVRIGGLVRVHSVTESFNGDYKVVSVSHCGDTYGDEWLTTITAVGGAFTPIKDPS; this comes from the coding sequence ATGAAACAATTTGGCCGACGCTATCAGTTGGCGCTGGGCAATCCACACGATGGGTTATTCATTGATGCGCTGCGCGTCTCCTTTGACATCACCAAAACCATTGACGCAAAGCCCAATCCCGCTCAAATCTGCATTTGGAATCTGAATCGCACGCATCTCAATCAGCTCTTAAGCGGCACGTTTAAACGGATCGCTTTATCTGTGGGCTATGCAGAGCTGCGCTTGCTCTATACCGGCGACATCCTTAAAGCCACTCTGCAACGCGATGGACTGGATTCTATTCTGGTGTTGGAGTGTGCGGATGGCGATACCGATTATCGTACTGCGCGTGTCTCGCTTACTTTGAAAGCGGGTACATCCGATCAACAGGCGATTCAGCAGCTTGCGCAATCGTTGGATCAAACCCAACTCGGTACGGTGGCTCAAGGACGGCCCAATAGCTTACCTCGGGGGCGCATCTTTTGCGGCAATACCCGCGATGCATTGCATCAAATCGCTCAGGCCAATCATGCCGACTGGTCAATTCAGGATGGCGAATTGCTGATGCTGCCTGCCCAACAGGTGTTAGCGGATGAAGCTGTTTTGATTTCACAAGATACCGGCATGATCGGCGCGCCTGAAGCGAGCGAAGACGGGCTGATCGTCACCACTTTACTGAATCCCGCCGTCCGCATCGGCGGCTTAGTGCGTGTGCACTCTGTCACCGAATCCTTCAATGGCGATTATAAAGTCGTCAGCGTCTCGCATTGCGGCGATACCTATGGCGATGAATGGCTCACAACAATAACGGCTGTAGGCGGTGCCTTTACGCCCATTAAGGATCCATCATGA
- a CDS encoding phage baseplate protein, which translates to MTVSVLHRRIGTVTLDATLAEQHQSVLRISENPIESGALIADHAALEPKQITITGIVTDYQPPITHQAGVNRAFLRQSPDFFNQLPLPTEVKAVTMQAASRMQRELGSTHALQQSIADSLEQARPLVPWLPAWSGIDSSTTQERVQQVYDALLELQRSIEPIEILTGAKLYSNMLLQSISLNQMQDGIAEFTITCREILIVSTQSIAGIQRQSGRARKQAAAKTQKGKVQLQPADKKKSLLKHLLG; encoded by the coding sequence ATGACGGTCTCGGTGCTACACCGCCGCATCGGCACCGTCACGCTGGATGCAACGCTCGCTGAGCAGCATCAGTCGGTTTTACGCATTTCTGAAAACCCGATTGAATCCGGTGCGCTGATTGCCGATCATGCGGCGCTGGAGCCAAAACAAATTACGATCACAGGCATTGTCACCGATTACCAGCCACCGATTACGCACCAGGCAGGAGTGAATCGCGCATTTTTGCGCCAAAGTCCCGACTTCTTTAATCAGCTCCCTTTGCCGACCGAAGTCAAAGCGGTCACGATGCAGGCCGCCTCGCGGATGCAGCGCGAACTAGGCTCGACACACGCCCTTCAGCAGTCAATCGCTGACAGCCTAGAGCAAGCGCGCCCTCTCGTTCCCTGGCTGCCAGCCTGGAGCGGAATCGATTCCAGCACAACGCAAGAGCGTGTGCAGCAAGTCTATGATGCCCTACTGGAATTACAACGGTCCATTGAGCCGATCGAGATTCTAACGGGCGCTAAGCTGTATTCCAATATGCTCCTCCAGTCCATCAGCCTAAATCAGATGCAAGATGGCATCGCTGAATTCACGATCACCTGTCGGGAGATTTTAATCGTATCGACACAATCGATCGCCGGCATTCAGCGCCAATCTGGCCGCGCCCGCAAGCAAGCCGCCGCTAAAACGCAAAAAGGCAAAGTGCAACTCCAGCCCGCCGATAAGAAGAAGTCTTTGCTGAAGCATCTATTGGGCTAA
- a CDS encoding phage baseplate plug family protein, protein MHLIPIDSAPYQEMTIAFKGHALRLTLRYNSLADYWAMDVFDLKRDRYTAQGLPLVVGVPILWRRPVEYCFILTDESGIGLDPVGGEDLGQRCFLYIVDKMQIPL, encoded by the coding sequence ATGCATCTCATCCCCATCGATTCCGCGCCGTATCAAGAAATGACGATTGCGTTTAAAGGGCATGCGTTGCGCCTCACGCTGCGCTACAACAGCCTCGCCGATTATTGGGCGATGGATGTCTTCGATTTAAAGCGGGATCGCTATACCGCCCAGGGGCTGCCGCTGGTTGTGGGTGTGCCGATTTTATGGCGCAGACCGGTTGAGTATTGTTTCATCCTCACCGATGAAAGCGGTATCGGCCTCGATCCAGTCGGCGGGGAAGATTTAGGCCAGCGCTGTTTCCTGTATATCGTTGATAAAATGCAGATTCCTCTATGA
- a CDS encoding phage structural protein → MSTIFSPRDVSVLINGVRLADWSDGNDVIQAKLNADAGSYTMGANGTGVFIANPDQSGTLTLKIKQHSPDNHYLDRLFKQQRSTLKTFTPMTLSIVDLLNDDKVSGLNGYFTTSPDYTRGMGHNAVTWTLVFEQLTITLEKGLARS, encoded by the coding sequence ATGAGTACTATTTTTAGTCCCCGTGACGTCTCTGTTTTAATCAATGGCGTGCGCCTCGCCGATTGGAGCGACGGCAACGATGTGATTCAGGCTAAATTGAATGCCGATGCTGGCAGCTACACGATGGGCGCGAATGGCACCGGCGTATTTATTGCGAATCCCGATCAATCCGGCACGCTCACCCTCAAAATCAAGCAACATAGCCCAGACAATCACTATCTGGATCGCCTCTTTAAACAGCAGCGCTCAACCCTTAAAACCTTCACGCCGATGACGCTCTCCATTGTGGATTTACTCAATGATGACAAAGTCAGCGGCCTCAATGGCTATTTCACGACCTCACCCGACTATACGCGAGGCATGGGCCATAACGCGGTCACCTGGACGCTGGTGTTTGAACAACTCACGATTACTTTAGAAAAAGGATTGGCTCGCTCATGA
- a CDS encoding phage tail assembly chaperone produces the protein MNTHQFELDSITYRMTPANAMAGWTALKQAGKLLEGIKVSQESHLEIGTLLAHLGSPQVAEIERLIYEHTTVQANQDKPFRLAHQLETHFNQHRSHLIRILLEGCKVQFADFFKGGAWNSLSALMPTPVQT, from the coding sequence ATGAACACGCATCAATTCGAACTGGATAGCATCACGTATCGCATGACGCCCGCGAACGCGATGGCGGGCTGGACCGCTTTAAAACAAGCCGGCAAATTACTCGAAGGGATTAAGGTTTCCCAAGAGAGTCATCTTGAAATCGGCACGCTCTTAGCTCATTTAGGCAGTCCGCAAGTGGCTGAGATCGAACGTCTGATTTATGAACATACGACTGTTCAAGCCAATCAAGATAAACCTTTTAGGCTCGCCCATCAGCTTGAGACCCATTTTAATCAGCACCGCTCGCACCTCATTCGCATTTTGCTGGAAGGCTGTAAGGTGCAATTCGCCGATTTTTTCAAAGGGGGCGCTTGGAACAGTCTAAGCGCCCTCATGCCCACTCCGGTTCAGACCTAG